In the Gammaproteobacteria bacterium genome, one interval contains:
- a CDS encoding ABC transporter permease, with protein MAHRRSLLPMDTEVVAFRTIFIKEIVRFMRIWIQTLVPPAITMGLYFIIFGELLGKNLPPVNGISFMDYIVPGIILMAVITNAYGNVVASFFSTKHQHYVEEMIIAPIRPWIIVAGYVSGGIARGIVVAFIVGAVAMAFTEVRVEQPWLAALVLLLTASLFSLGGFINAVFSKTFDDISIIPTFVLTPLTYLGGVFYSVEILPALWRDVSALNPILYMVNAFRYALLGTSDVDVGFSLAVIIAFNGVFAFIAVWLLRRGVGIKA; from the coding sequence ATGGCGCACCGGCGTTCACTCCTGCCCATGGATACCGAAGTGGTCGCCTTCAGGACCATCTTCATCAAGGAGATCGTCCGCTTCATGCGCATCTGGATCCAGACCCTGGTGCCCCCGGCCATCACCATGGGCCTGTATTTCATCATCTTCGGCGAGTTGCTGGGCAAGAACCTGCCTCCGGTGAACGGGATCTCCTTCATGGACTACATCGTCCCCGGCATCATCCTCATGGCGGTGATCACCAACGCCTACGGCAACGTGGTGGCCTCCTTCTTCAGCACCAAGCACCAGCATTACGTGGAAGAGATGATCATCGCCCCCATCCGGCCGTGGATCATCGTCGCCGGCTACGTGAGCGGCGGCATCGCGCGGGGCATCGTCGTGGCCTTCATCGTCGGCGCGGTAGCCATGGCCTTCACCGAGGTGCGGGTGGAGCAACCCTGGCTGGCCGCCCTGGTGCTGCTGCTCACCGCCAGCCTGTTCTCCCTCGGCGGGTTTATCAACGCGGTGTTCTCCAAGACCTTCGACGACATCTCCATCATCCCCACCTTCGTCCTCACACCCCTGACCTACCTGGGGGGCGTGTTCTACTCGGTGGAGATCCTGCCGGCGTTGTGGCGGGACGTGTCCGCCCTGAACCCCATCCTCTATATGGTGAACGCCTTCCGTTACGCGCTGTTGGGTACGAGCGACGTGGATGTGGGTTTTTCCCTGGCCGTCATCATCGCCTTCAACGGGGTGTTCGCCTTCATCGCGGTGTGGCTGTTGCGCAGGGGGGTGGGCATCAAGGCCTGA
- a CDS encoding DUF423 domain-containing protein, protein MNHLLAGAICAFLAVALGAFGAHGLSQRIDADLLEVYHTAVDYHMFHSLGLVAVGLLQRHTPSSAARWAGALFLAGIVVFSGSLYVLAVSGVRQLGMVTPVGGVAFLAGWIVFAFAAHGKRAGS, encoded by the coding sequence ATGAACCATCTGCTGGCCGGCGCCATCTGCGCCTTCCTGGCCGTGGCCCTGGGCGCCTTCGGCGCCCACGGCTTGTCCCAACGCATCGACGCGGATCTGCTGGAGGTCTACCACACCGCCGTCGATTACCACATGTTCCACAGCCTCGGCCTGGTGGCCGTGGGTCTGCTCCAGCGCCACACCCCCTCGAGTGCGGCACGCTGGGCAGGGGCCTTGTTCCTCGCCGGCATCGTGGTGTTCTCCGGCAGTCTCTATGTGCTGGCCGTTTCGGGCGTGCGCCAACTGGGCATGGTGACGCCGGTGGGCGGTGTCGCCTTCCTGGCCGGCTGGATCGTCTTCGCCTTCGCCGCCCATGGCAAACGGGCCGGATCCTGA
- a CDS encoding thioredoxin family protein produces the protein MARTYSTMLELGTPAPDFKLPDTRGDTVSLADFADRPALLVMFICNHCPYVKHLRDGLAAFGREYQEKGLGIVAISANDITTHPDDSPEKMAEEAAAAGYTFPYLYDETQAVAQAYHAACTPDFFLFDGDHRLVYRGQFDDSRPGNGRPVTGADLRAAADAVLAGRPVPEGQIPSMGCNIKWRAGNEPEYHAA, from the coding sequence TCAAGCTGCCCGACACCAGGGGCGATACCGTATCCTTGGCCGACTTCGCGGATCGTCCGGCGCTGCTGGTGATGTTCATCTGCAACCACTGCCCCTACGTGAAGCATCTGCGGGACGGGCTCGCGGCTTTCGGCCGGGAATATCAGGAGAAAGGCCTGGGCATCGTGGCCATCTCCGCCAATGATATCACCACTCACCCGGACGACAGTCCAGAGAAAATGGCGGAAGAGGCCGCCGCCGCCGGCTACACCTTTCCCTATCTCTATGACGAGACCCAGGCCGTGGCTCAGGCCTATCACGCCGCCTGCACCCCCGACTTCTTCCTGTTCGACGGCGATCACCGCCTGGTGTACCGCGGCCAGTTCGACGACAGTCGCCCCGGCAACGGCCGTCCCGTGACCGGGGCCGACCTGCGGGCCGCCGCCGACGCCGTATTGGCGGGCCGGCCGGTACCCGAAGGACAGATCCCCAGCATGGGCTGCAACATCAAGTGGCGGGCCGGCAACGAGCCGGAATACCACGCCGCCTGA